Within Lactobacillus amylovorus DSM 20531, the genomic segment GGCGATATTTTATTTAGTGTTCGAGCACCAGTTGGTAAAATAAATTGGGCCAATCAAGAAATTTCGCTCGGTCGCGGTCTAGCTTGTATAAGAGTTAAGCCAGGCTATTCAAAAGAATATTTATATTATTATTTAAAAAAGATAGGAACATCTATAAATTCATTAGCTAATGGAACTGTATTTACTTCTATTAACAAAAAAGAATTAGAAGAGATAGAAATAAAAATTCCAATAAATTTAAATGATCAAAGGAATATTGCAAATCCACTTAAAACGCTAGATTCAAAATTAATGATAAATAATCAAATAAATGATAATTTACTTGAGTTAGCTAATGTAATTTTTACAAAGCAAATTAATAAAGATACTACTAAACTACGCGTGGTGCTAGTTAAATCGTTCTAGACAATAAGCCAAATTATAAGCTAAAATTGCAATTTCCAACCGGCTTTGAAAGCCTATCAGACTACGTGCTCGATTGTTCTCGGCATTGTAATAGGTCAGAAGCGAAAAGTCGCTTTCAATTGTTCTGCGAATAGCCATCAATTGATGATCATTGTGCTTTTTAGCTCCTGTCATATTTTTACGATATGGTGTCCAAAGTTCATAACCCATTTGTTTTAGCTGTTGATGCAGTTCTTTGCCTAAATAGCCTTCGTCGCCAAGAAGATAGTAATTAGATGGATGGGTATTTTCTATCAGTTCAACTGTCTCCCTGGCATCATGAACTGATGCCTTTGTTACGACATAATCAAGAATGTAACCGTCATCGCTAACAATAGCATGAACTTTGAAACCATAGAAGTAAATTTTCTTGGTGGCCTTATAACCAATGTTGGCATAACCGCGAAAAATTTTAGCACGATAGTTGCGAATTGGTTGGCAAACAGGTACCGGAAAGCTGTCAATGATCAAGAACTGTCCATTCAGGTCAACCTTTTTATTCATTTCTTGCCGTATCTGATAAATCAATTGCAATAGCTGACGTGAACGCCGATTAAAACGTGAGTGTGATAAACAATTGAAACATTCACAGAATCTTCTTTGTGATTCAATTCCTGTCTTAGCTTGCCAGATAAGTAAAGCCAAAATCAGACTGTCCGTAGTTTTAATTTGATCAATATTTCGCCGATGAGTAAACTCAGCCGGTGCATACAAACGATACCAGTGCCGACAAATTATCACTAAATCTTTAAAACTAACTTGTAAATGGTGGCTAAAACGCTTAAGCTTAAGGCAGTTCAATCAGATCAGACTCTTTTCTTTTTGATACTACAACTTGAGTCTAGTCCGATTGGACTTTTTTATTAACTAAAACGATTTAACTAGCACCACGCGTACTAAACTATCAAATATAGCTACAATTCAGAATGGATATGCATTTAAAAGCAAAGAATATGTTGCACAAAAGCAGCTCTTGATCTTACGAACTAAAAATATTGGCAGCAACCATTTATTTAATAAATTTGATGTAGTATATATTGATCAAGACAACTTTAATGAGTATAAAAAATTTGCTTTTAAAAAATTTGATACAGTTTTAGTAATGGTCGGAGCTAGCATTGGTAAAACAGGCTTTATAACGTCCAATGTCTTACCGTCCTTACAAAATCAAAATATGTGGAGGTTTAGAGTTAAAAATTCCCGTATGCCAGGACTACTTCTTTATGAATATGTAAATTATATCAATAAAAGAGTTAAAGGTTCTGCTTCAGGAAGTGCACGTAGTTTTTACAGAAAGGAACTATTTAATGATTTTGAAGTTCCGATTATTGATAATAATATCTTTACTGTGTTTGAAAGAATACAACTTCAAATTAACAATATTCAAGTGGAAAATAATGTACTTAGCAAGTTAAGGCAAGAACTATTAAATAAATATTTTTAAGCCGCTAAATTATCATTTATTCTTCTTAGCTATCATATTAGTGTATGATTTTATCAAAAACGAGGAGATAAAATCATGCAACAAAGTGAAGTTCAATGTGTAATAACTGATATGTTGCCTTATTTGAACAATAGTCAGTTAATCAAGTTGAAACAGTCGATGAAGAAGTTAGTGGTAAGAAAGGAACCTGATGAACTAAAGAATGAGGTATTGCTTAAGCGATATTTCTCATCTAAAAGAGCTGAAGGATGTTCAGAAAAGTCTCTAAAATACTATAAGGCAACTTTGATTCAAGCTTTAGATACGCTTGGTAAAAATGCTAGAGAAGTAATAACTGATGAGTTAAGAAACTACTTAATGAACTATCAATTACAACATAGTTCCAGTAAAATAACCATTGATAATATTAGACGTATACTTTCTAGCTTCTTCAATTGGTTAGAAGATGAAGATTACATCATTAAGAGCCCAGTTCGAAGAATCCATAAAGTGAAAATCGCAACTACTGTTAAAGAAACCTATACAGATGAAGAATTGGAAAAATTACGAGATGGTTGCGGTAACATTCGTGATCTTGCAATAATTGATTTTTTGGCTTCAACTGGGATGCGTGTTGGAGAATTAGTTCTGCTGAATAAAGATGATATTAATTTTAATGAAAGAGAATGTATTGTATTTGGCAAGGGAAATAAGGAAAGAATTGCTTATTTTGATGCTAGAGCTAAATTACATCTGAAGAAATACATTGAAGAAAGGATTGATAGTGAAGAAGCTTTATTTGTATCAATTAGGAGACCAAATAAGAGATTAACTATAGGTGGAATTGAGTCCAGATTAAAAAGTCTTGGCAATAAGGTTGGTATATCACATGTTTATCCACATAAATTTAGAAGGACTTTAGCAACAACCGCAATAGATAAAGGAATGCCAATTGAACAGTTGCAAAGATTATTAGGACACAAGCGTATAGATACAACATTGCATTATGCAATGGTTAAGCAACAGAATGTGAAAATAGCGCATAGGAAGTACATAGGATGAAAGTGAAAATTTCAGAAATTGGTGAAGTAATAGGTGGAGGAACACCATCTACAAAGAAAGCAGAATATTATAAAAAAAGGGGGATTAGTTGGATTACACCCAAAGATTTAAGTGGATATACAAAAATGTATATTTCGCATGGAGCTAGAGATATCAGTGAATCAGGCTTTAAAAATTCTAGTACCAGAATATTACCTAAAGATACAGTTTTAATTAGTTCGAGAGCTCCAATAGGATATTGTGCTATTGCTGCAAATGACTTAACTACTAATCAAGGTTTCAAGAGCATCATTCCAAATAAAAATAAGGTTTTGCCTAAGTATCTTTATTATCTAATGTTGAGTAACAAAGATAATCTTGAACAAATAGCATCAGGTTCAACGTTTAAAGAAGTATCAGGCAATGCAATGAAGAATTTCGTTGTTGAGATTCCTAATTTAGAAAAACAGAGAGAAGTAGTAAATATTATTGATCCTATTTCAAAAAAAATAGAGTTAAATAATCAAATAAATGATAATTTAGTCGAATTTGATTTTTAAAATAATTTAAGCATAAGTTCTTGTTTTATATTCTGTAGTAGTTGCTTCTCGTATAGGTTGTATATTATTTCTTGATAAATAGGTGCAAAAGTTTTATCAAATTTTTTACATGACTTAATATCAATATTCACAATTAATTTATTAATTGTGGTTGGACTGATATTGGGTTGAGCTGACCCATGTCCTAAACTAATTATTCTATTCATAATATCTTTTTGGAGAAGTATACCCAGTACACTTACCTCAGATAATTTTGGAAAAATTAGTCCCACTCGTTGGTTAACATAACCTTTAAAGTTATACGGAACTATTCCAAATTTCCCTAATGTAGCCCCGGTTAAGGCAATTACAATTTCACCACCTGTAATATAATATTTCTCTGCTCTTTTTAACTTATCTAAATTGTTCACCTTAGATAAGTTTTCTAAATTAATTGTCATGTTATTTATATCTTTTATTTTTATTATCGGTTTTCCATCATCAGCCCAATCGTTTTTATTAAATGCAAAGCCAGAATAAACTCTAAATATTTTACTAATCGTTTCCTTTTTACTTTTATCAATAACTATTTTATTAAAACTAGCTTTTATTAATTCAAGTAAATTATCATTTAATCCATTAACCATGGTCAAAGCCTTCATTATTAGCTAAAATGAAATTATAAGTTTAGTAATAGGAGATCTTAGACTATGAAAAAGAGTGCATATTTATCAGAAGAGGACTTAGAAGATTTAGCACTCGATAGACTCAAAGAAATTGGCTATCAAGTTCTTAAGAGTGAAAGTTATACAAAAGCAAATTCTGAAATAGACGCTGAGCGAGGAAAAGATCCAGAAAATTCGATCTTAAAACCTCGCCTTTTGGCGTCCTTAAAAAAATTAAACCCAGGATATAGTGATAAAGTTTATAAATCTGCATATAAGCAATTTGTTAAGCTTGCTGACAATCCTGATTTAATGATTAATAACCACCAGTTACATAAGTTAATTATTGGTGGAGCTAAAGTAAAAATGTCAGAAAAGGGACAGCAACGAACTGTAACTTTGTATCCAATTGATTTTAAAAATATTGATAATAATGATTTATTAGTTACTGATCAATTTACATCAAAATACGGTGACAATAGTCGTCGAATAGATGTTTCTATTTTTATCAATGGACTGCCTTTAGTTACTTTTGAGCTCAAGAATATGAGTAATGAAAAGACCACCATAGAAGATGCATATAACCAACTCCAAACTTATAAAGCGGAAATCCCAAATTATATGCAATATAACGAGATTTTGATTATATCTGATGGAGTAAATGCTCAGGCGGGTACTTTGACTTCTGGATTTGATAGGTTTATGCGTTGGCGCGCACCTAAACAAGTAAGTGATCTTTCAGATCTTCAACTTGAAACAATGATTAGGTATATGTTAAATCCAAAAGACCTGCTTAATCTTATTCAAAATTTCATTATTTTTGAAACTAATGGTGATAAAACTATAAAAATTGTAG encodes:
- a CDS encoding restriction endonuclease subunit S translates to MKYKSVQLKEIADIIMGQSPKSIFYNNSGIGLPFLQGVRTFGEDYPKIDTYTTRFKTIANQGDILFSVRAPVGKINWANQEISLGRGLACIRVKPGYSKEYLYYYLKKIGTSINSLANGTVFTSINKKELEEIEIKIPINLNDQRNIANPLKTLDSKLMINNQINDNLLELANVIFTKQINKDTTKLRVVLVKSF
- a CDS encoding IS982 family transposase — encoded protein: MNCLKLKRFSHHLQVSFKDLVIICRHWYRLYAPAEFTHRRNIDQIKTTDSLILALLIWQAKTGIESQRRFCECFNCLSHSRFNRRSRQLLQLIYQIRQEMNKKVDLNGQFLIIDSFPVPVCQPIRNYRAKIFRGYANIGYKATKKIYFYGFKVHAIVSDDGYILDYVVTKASVHDARETVELIENTHPSNYYLLGDEGYLGKELHQQLKQMGYELWTPYRKNMTGAKKHNDHQLMAIRRTIESDFSLLTYYNAENNRARSLIGFQSRLEIAILAYNLAYCLERFN
- a CDS encoding restriction endonuclease subunit S, which produces MATIQNGYAFKSKEYVAQKQLLILRTKNIGSNHLFNKFDVVYIDQDNFNEYKKFAFKKFDTVLVMVGASIGKTGFITSNVLPSLQNQNMWRFRVKNSRMPGLLLYEYVNYINKRVKGSASGSARSFYRKELFNDFEVPIIDNNIFTVFERIQLQINNIQVENNVLSKLRQELLNKYF
- the xerA gene encoding site-specific tyrosine recombinase/integron integrase; protein product: MQQSEVQCVITDMLPYLNNSQLIKLKQSMKKLVVRKEPDELKNEVLLKRYFSSKRAEGCSEKSLKYYKATLIQALDTLGKNAREVITDELRNYLMNYQLQHSSSKITIDNIRRILSSFFNWLEDEDYIIKSPVRRIHKVKIATTVKETYTDEELEKLRDGCGNIRDLAIIDFLASTGMRVGELVLLNKDDINFNERECIVFGKGNKERIAYFDARAKLHLKKYIEERIDSEEALFVSIRRPNKRLTIGGIESRLKSLGNKVGISHVYPHKFRRTLATTAIDKGMPIEQLQRLLGHKRIDTTLHYAMVKQQNVKIAHRKYIG
- a CDS encoding restriction endonuclease subunit S, with protein sequence MKVKISEIGEVIGGGTPSTKKAEYYKKRGISWITPKDLSGYTKMYISHGARDISESGFKNSSTRILPKDTVLISSRAPIGYCAIAANDLTTNQGFKSIIPNKNKVLPKYLYYLMLSNKDNLEQIASGSTFKEVSGNAMKNFVVEIPNLEKQREVVNIIDPISKKIELNNQINDNLVEFDF
- a CDS encoding restriction endonuclease subunit S codes for the protein MVNGLNDNLLELIKASFNKIVIDKSKKETISKIFRVYSGFAFNKNDWADDGKPIIKIKDINNMTINLENLSKVNNLDKLKRAEKYYITGGEIVIALTGATLGKFGIVPYNFKGYVNQRVGLIFPKLSEVSVLGILLQKDIMNRIISLGHGSAQPNISPTTINKLIVNIDIKSCKKFDKTFAPIYQEIIYNLYEKQLLQNIKQELMLKLF